DNA sequence from the Pichia kudriavzevii chromosome 4, complete sequence genome:
CCATTTCATGATGCAAGCACAATCAATTCAAACGTTTTGAGTGCCAATAAGAGCAATCCAGCTACCGTCAATTACAATATCCAAAGGTCTGAAatacaaagaagaagagcaGCGAGAAATAGTATGTTGAATCGTCCTATGGGCAATAGTTACATTGGCTCATTCCCATTTTTTGGCGGCTCAAATGCAAACAATCAGTCTTTaatcaacaagaaggaCTCTGTCGTTACAGACCTGAGTCATTTACCGTTATCTACCTCCTCTCCAATCGATTTAGCTCAACAGTGTGTTAATGCTCAGATTGAAAAGGACAATTCCACTCCGACTTTGTACGAGGTTTTTTCAGCTTATGTTGTGGACAACTACAATTTCAATCCtaaccaaacaaaaaatccGTTTAGCAGATTCGAGAAGGTTAGTTTTTTCAGTATACCGGAGAAGTTATTAGACAAGAACAGTGATTCTCTGGTGACTAATATGGGTGTATTTCCAGAAATACAAAGGGCTTGGTTAAGTCTTGATAGTAAATTGTACATATGGAACTACAACGCCTCGTTAACAGACCAAGAATTTGATACAATTGACGATTTTGAAGGAACAATTTTAAAGTGTGCATTAGTCAGACCTAAAAAGGACGTTTTTGTGGAATCTGTAAACTACCTTATAATTGTTGCAACTTccaaagaaatgaaaatcttAGCATTAGAGTATAGCCCAGATAGCAAAAAACTTGAGGTTTCAGATACAAAAATGTCAGTTTCTGTACACGGATTGATTGTTAATCAaattgtttgtttggaatATACCAATgacatatttttttctggtgCAGGCTCGAGCGATTGTGTTTGGAAGTTAAATTATTCTAACACTCATGACTGGTTTTCTAAAAACATATCCAAAGAACAAGTGAccaattcttcattctcttcatctttATCTGGTATCCCTATATTAAATTGGCTTAATGATTCCACTAGCTCAAAAACGGAGTTCGTGGTAGACCTCAAAATCGATCAATCAAGGAAAATTCTCTACACTCTATCTTCTAATTCGATAATAAAGGCATATAAATTGCAATTTAAAAATGGTAAAGTTGTTCTAGGGCAACCACTAATTAAAAGAATCTCTCATCTGTTGAAGGAATTATCAACCACTTCAATTAACATTCGATCTAGTTTGCTCAGATCCAATCTAAAACTTATTAATATATTCCCTGTTACTGACAAGGAAAACACAAGTTTGTTTTTAACTGCTGTTGCATCAAACGGTGTTAGGTTCTATCTAAATGGAAGCACATTATATGGCGATAGGCTAACCCTAACGACTAATTTTGTCAAGTTCCCTCCAATTGATCTAAAGCTTTACgaaacaattgaaaagagaaaagaaaagatgattagtcaaaaccaaaatattgatgaagctCAAATAATGCCAGCCCCACAAATGCATAACAATAGGTCTTCATTCTATAGCCGCTCTTCACAAAAATCTGGCGTCAACGCAGATCCATATTTTCCTTCAACATACCAGAATAATTTgaacatcaacaacagagACAACGATAAATCCATTACTAAATCATTTGCAGCTCCATTGATTTCTATCGAAGAGTTAAAAGATGCACAGGAAAAATCACTATTATTACACAACACTTCACATACATTAATTATTTCACCAGGTATATTTATTGGGTTCTCCAAGGACTTGGGATTATATACGAGCACACCGGATTACGGAGTTTTAAAGAAATCTTCTCAGTATGTTGAGGATTTTGAGATATTCGAGAAGTATTCCGAAGTTTTTGATATTGTCCAGCTAACATCCTCATTTAAAACCACTAATAGTCCCAAAGGATATGCTAATGAGTTTGCCTCGCAGTATACTGATGAACCATTAGAATTTGCTGTATTGACCAATAATGGTATTGTTGTCTATAGGTATAGAACCCCAGATTTGATTCTGGAAGATTCTATGAACGATTCAGTTTTTAAACAATTTGCTTCCAAGTATGGCTACGATGAAGCTTGTTCTACAATGCTATTTTTAGCCTGCAAATACGACAAATCAGAAACTTTCAGAAACATCGCTACTAAGTACTTTATCACTGGTGGTCAAAACTCAAAACTAGACAAGGCTCTCTCTCCTGTTATTGATAATGTAGAACCAAGTGACAGGTTTTTCGCAGTGCTGATCTTGTTTTCCAGATTAATCAGAGGTATTTGGAATAAAGAGGTGTTCAAATTGAGACCCGAAGTCAAATTCGATAAGTTTGGTTATGTCGATACAAAGTCTTTGAACTCCATTAAGACGGATAAACACATACTACTAGAGAGTTTGAATATCAAGAAGCAGGAACTTGAATATCTTTTGTGCTCGATTTTAATTATAATCAAGTTTTTTGAAGAGAATAGAAATATTATTCCTGGATTATCTAAGGATATAAACAGTCAAGGTGAAAACACCTCCTGGAAGGGCAAAGCCACTGAAGTGTGTGTTCAAGCTGAGcaaatttgttttgattcCATTTCTAAATTCCTCAATATAGTTAAAGAAGGCCTATCTTTCCTAACGATATTACTAGAAGAAACCGAAAGTGAAAGCCTAACGTCacatgaaaatttcaagagtATCATTTCATTCCTACCCATCCAAGCTCAAGTGGATTTAAGTTGTATAACTTTCAGTGATTTTTTTGCGAAATCTGATATCAACGTCTCGAGATTGATAAAGGATTTACTGTCTTGCATTATAAACAAGAGCATCTCACAAGGTAATTCTGTTGAGTTAGTCTCCAACACTTTGCAGGAAAAATGTGGGTATTTTTGTTCAACAGGCGATGTTCTTATTTTTAAGGCGGTTGAAAGTTTAAAAAAGGCTAAGGATTATTCCGATGCCAAAGATGATCAACTGAAACTGAAGTATTTAGAAAATGCGGTCACACTGTTGAAGCAGACAAGTGATTCTTTATCTGATGAGATGATTGCTAACTGTGTTAATACAATTCTCGAACTAGGCTACTACCCTAATGCAGTGAAGTTTTTGTTGGACATAGCAAATACTCCAGAACTAGTCAAACTTTCCACGCAATATCAAAAAGATGTGCAATTATCGATGGTGACCGACCCcctgaagaaaaacagcTATCAACGAAAGCTGAAACTCTTCCACATTATCTTCCAAATATTGGTAGATATTGACAAAAAAGCATTATCAAGTGTGGAGCAAGCAGCAGAGAGTACATTGATTGGGAGTAGTACTAACAACACTGGGAAGTTCAAAGACTTTCAGtctgtttttgttgatcGTGAGGGTAATCTAACAACTTATTACTCAAAATTGAGAGATGAATGCTACAAAATATGCTTGGAAGTTCAAGATAAAATGTTTCACTTTGAGTTTTATAAGTGGTTTGTTATAAATGGTGTCGGTGAGAAACTTCTCTATATTGACACTCCCTACATTTTAGAATTCCTTCAATCACAAGCAACCAACGATCTTGAAATGAGTAAGCTACTATGGGTATACTATTCTAAGAAGGGCAATTACTATGAAGCTGCTTCACATCTCTATTATTTGTCACTGTCAACCTTTGATATAACGCTAGAAGATAGGATCCACTTTTTATCAGTTGCCAACAGTTTTATTCAAGTTATAGAAACTCAGTATTTACACCAAGATGTAATGGTTTTGGCCTCACAAATATCAGACTTGATTTCCGTTTCGAATTTACAGGATGAGTTATTGTCAACTATTATGAATGACTCAAGAATTTCTGATTTGGCAAAGAGTGTTGCAAAAGAGGAACTAAATGGTGAAATTCTAACCGTCAATGATTTGTAcaataaatatattgatcCATTGGGATACTACGAATTGTCTTTGttatgtttcaaaatatcagaCCACAGGAACCTTGAAGATATTCTAGGAAAATGGGAATCTTTATTTGATAAATGGTATGTGGAATATAGTCAGAAGCCGGACTGTTCGAACACTCCTTTCTATGCTGAAGTAGTGAACAAATTTTCTGCTATTGCAGATAGATTAAGTGACGTTGAAAGCCTATTTCCAATTGATCAATTAATCAACataatgttgaaatctATCCAGAAACATTCTGATTCCAGTATAGCCATTCCGACAGGCGTTATTGTGGATGCATTCATAAAAAGTGGCGTTGCACTTAATAGGCTATATTACAGTATGAGAAAGCTTATCGAAGGATCTACTTACGAGTTGTTCGAAGGATATAATAAGTTGCTAAATTCAGAAATGGTCTATTTGATCAAAACTTGGTTCAAATCAGATAAGAAGTTAAGGGAACTAATCTCAAGtgatgaaattgtcaaCATGACAGAGTATGACCACGAGACTGATCCTATTTACAAATTCACCAAGACTACAGGGAGTGCACTATAGACGTACTTAACTATTCTAGGACTTTATATAAATGCTTAATGGTATAGATTATTATTTCTCCCTCTCGTATATTTAATGTAATTATGTCccagtattttttttcttaatcTAAAACAATTACTTCTGGTGAATCATGGGGATCATCGCTAGAAGACAATTGTTCTATTCCTCTTTGTGAATTTGTGATATCCGTATCAAGAGATATCACCTCTATTATCTTCAACTCGTCATCTTCTGGAACATTGCTGAGCTTAGCTGATTCCACATCAGCACATATTTTTGTATCATTAATTCTACGTTGGGCTGCCTTAAATAAGATAGCACGCAGAGTCGAGGGATCCAATTGGGTAGGTGTTGTTAATGTTTTATTTGTCCCTAGCTTTGAAACTCTGGTAGTATACTTAGCTTTGGGTTTATTTGCGGAAAATCTCAATGGTCTTGGTGCAGAAAAATTGTTCCTATAAGTTGAGTTTCGAAGTGACGAGTTTACCTGAAACTCTAAGTACTTATCCTTCAGTTCTTCTAATGTTTTGTAGAATGTGTTATCATGAGCTCCGTGCCAATTATGTGTAAGCTCATGTAACATGGTACCAACGATCTCATCTCGACACAAAAACCACTTGTTATCAGTTGGTGATCTCAAACGCAAGCAAATCTTTTGGCCACGGTTGACATTGAGTCCCAGCAAACATTTATCCTTTGGGTACATTTCACAAAGTAGACCTACTTTGAATCCATAATGACTCATCACTGGTGCAACTAATGCTGCAACTTCGTGGAGTAGTTCCAGAGCTTTATCAGCTGCATCCTGTCTTTTCAGTGACGCTAATTTCAGTATATGCGGAGTTGGagattcaatttcaacaggTTTTTTCTTTGGGTATCTCCCCCTACCTTTGATAACCATTACACTGCGATTAACTAAAAACTTTAGCCATGTGTATTGAAAAAAGTTTTGGTGTAACAGAAGAGTtgaattaaaaaaaaaaaaaacaacagaaaaaagaaagaaaagtagactattgaaaatataagACAACTCTTTTATACTCACCAATCCGCACACGCCCCCCTCCCCCCTAAGACTCAAGATGAATATCATGCCAGTGATTATTCTATAATAAAACTTTTGGTACAGAGTACTATATAACTATACAAACCGTTCTATTCTATAATGGTGAGCTTCAAATACCTCTGTTGAACCAGACAGAAGTAATTAATTTTCCTTCCTTATTCTTAAGATTATGGAATTGCGGTTCTAAGGAGGAAGGATCAACGATTCTTTTTTGCGGGAAAACAGCTAAAGCAAATGGTAGGGCAACTAACGATGTGGTGAAAATCAAACCAATATTAGCTGCAGTAACAACACCAAGAGATTTGTTTCTCAGCACCGACTTCTGTAATTGAACTAATAGAAGTGGCGGCACAACCATGATTGGAGTAGCATTTATAACTCTTGAAAGAGCAGTTTCACCGACTGCTTTAAATGCAGCTCTTTTGGAAGTTCCTAAATCATTACCATCCTCATCAAAAACGGAAATACCTTTTCTGATTTCTTGACCCCTCATTAAGAATACATTGACAATACCAGCTGAAACGACAGCGGCAAATGGAACCAGTCTACCGAGAATCAACTTCGTATTTGCTGATACATTTTTCAGCTTCGGAACGATAGAGTTTAAACCTAGAGCCACACCACAAGAGGCACCGACAGCCATAAGATACGATGTAGCCATTTGTTTGGTAGTCAATGGATGTGATTTATTAGCGTTTGCAGTGTTGATGGCGACGTTTAAAGATTGATTCGCAACTTGCCAGAATAATGTACCCATGTTACCCAAACCAGGAGTTAACATGCCGGCGGTAACAACCAAGTTTGAAAGGACACAACTAGACATTCTAAACGGTAATAAAACTGTTTTACCATCATCTGGATGAATCGAGGAATCTAAGATCTTTTTAGCACGCCAAAGCTTAGGTGTCATCTCAGGAATCAATCCATTTTTGTAGTCCCAAATAAGACGTTTTGATTCTTCGATATCCTTTGAAGTTGTCAAAAGCATCGTTGGGTCTGATATTTCAGCACAATGCTTTACTCTTCCTAAATAGGTGCTCAAATCATGACGAGAGTCTGGTAAAGGAATTGGACCTGGAACAGAAGATGCCATACTCTCAATAGAAGTGTTTCTCTTGGTTTACTTTAGATGATtaagagaaagagaaagcCGTggggaaaaagaaacagggTTCGGCTGAATTTAGTCCTTGACCGGTGTTAAAGAGtcattttccttcattttcCAGCTCtaagtgaaaaatttcagaagaaaaaaaaaagcacGACATCCTAAAAGAGTAATCGGAGATTTTGGATATCATGTGCACAAGAAAAGTATGTTTACCTTTCATTTCATAGTGTTTACTTTTACGTTTTCAACGTCTCTTTGTGTTCAAAGGTCCTGCGATGCACGGACAGGGAGAGCAAGGACGTTCAAGACAGGAGAATTATTTTAAGAACATTCGCAGATTAAACAGAGCTAGCCAGAGCACAAGCAGCGATCATGGATATGAATTTGTACACAGTAATGACTCGGAAATGTCTTTAGGACATTTTGATATACCGGCTGTAAGCTATTCACCAGATAGGTACACAAGAGGGAGTCGTCGAAATTCACACTCTCCAATACATGAAATATATAGTCGCTCACCTTCTGTCTCTCCGAGTAGGGTGTTGCTGCAGAATCAAAGTTCATACTTTCTAAGTGGAAATCCCTTCACTATTCCGGAACTTCCACAACTTAAAAACGTTAATTACGAGCATCTAAATACACATTcgggaaaaaaacatggcACGCAAAGTATCCCTCTGTATGAGATAGGCCCCACTGAAGATCcttttgatgataaatATAAGACTCATGATGATCCATCCTGTTATGATCACTTGGAGAGAGGAGATTTTTTCGGTGGTTACGAATTTGACGACGATGAACTAGAAGGTGGAGCCGAAGAGAACTTTGATCCGTTCCCGGTTTTGGGGAACTCTTACTATCCTATAAACACGCCATATGATGTCTACAAtccatttgaagttgagtATTCTTCAGACAATTCTTCGGATGGATCCGTATCTGTGAGTTCAACTACTAACACCGCTTCTAAAAGTTCACTGCTAACCAGAAGAGATTCAACCTTCAAGAATGCCAAGGCAGTTGCTAAAACTGTAGAATTCTATAACAATGGAGAGCACATAGACGAGGATGTTACAAATCCATCAGCCAAGCAGGTTAGAATGGTCGATGGAAACCTAGTTCTCGATTGTCCTATATCGGAAATTCTATTGAATAAGTATAAAGTGCCACTTAGTGAGAAAGATAGGGAGTTTTTGTTCATGAGGTTCCAAGCGTGCACAGCAGAACCAGAGGAATTTCAGCAGAAGAAATTCTCCTTGCGACAGCTGTTTTACACCAAGCCCAGAGAAACGGAATTGATGATTGTCATTACAATGTACAATGAAGACGAAATATTGCTAGCTCGAACATTAAAGGGAGTCATGAAAAACATCAGGTATCTGTAtagtttgaaaaactctTCAACATGGGGTAAGAATTCATGGCAAAAAATTGTTGTGTGTATAGTGAGCGATGGCCGGCAGAAGTTGAATCCTAGGTCGAAGGCGTTATTGGCTGCGTTGGGAGTGTACCAAGACGGATTTGCCAAAAATCAGATAAATGACGAAGAGGTAATTTCTCATATTTACGAATACACTACGATGGTTGGAATCTCTAAGATATACAATGATCGTGTTACTCTAACAACAGAGAACCAAGTACCAATCCAAATGgtgttttgtttgaagGAGCAAAACAAGCAAAAGATTAATTCACACAAGTGGGCTTTTAAAGCGTTTGCTCCAGTTTTGAAGCCTAACGTGATCATCCTACTAGATGTTGGCACGCAGCCTGAAAATAAGTCTCTATATAAACTCTGGAAGAGTTTTAAGGACAACCCAAGAGTTGCAGGAAGCTGTGGAGAGATCAAGGCAAGTCTCGGTAAAGGGTGGAGACTGCTTTTGAATCCCTTAATTGCGGCACAAAACTTTGAGTACAAAGTGTCAAACATATTAGACAAGCCTATGGAAAGTgtatttggatttgttACGGTTTTACCTGGTGCATTTTCAGCGTATCGGTACGAGGCTTTGCTCGGTGAGCCGATGGATAAATACCTGAGAGGTGAGGATTTGAGCAAGAACAACGAAGACGGCATTTTCAACGCCAATATGTATCTAGCCGAAGACAGAATCTTATGTTTTGAGCTGAtagcaaagaaaaacgaaaaatgGATATTAAAGTACATTCATTCAGCCGGGGCTTACACGGATGTCCCTGAGCGTATAGATGATTTCATTTCACAGAGACGTAGGTGGTTGAATGGTTCCTTTTTTGCTGCTCTTTACTCAGTTTgcaaatttttcaaaatttggagTACAAACCACTCATTTGGAAGAAAGATAATGTTACAGGTACAATTCGTGTACCAACTTCTAAATTTATTGGTTTCATTCTTCTCCTTGGGTTCGTACTTTCTAGTTTTTCGGATTTTAAGCTGTTATCTAGCGGAGCCTAGCGTCAAATTTGCGCCAGGTAATATACTCTctgtgttttttttatggTTATATATGGCATCTTTAGCAACCACATTTGTCTTGTCATTTGGCAATAAACCTAAGGGTACCAGaatgttttatttgatcATAGTGGTGTTCTTTGCCATTTTAATGTGTTACATGATATTCgcatcaattttattatctgtccaatcttttgaagaaatcataGGAGATAAAGACTTTTCCTGGgattttatatttgttaAAACACAATTCAGAAATTTAATCATTTCAACTTTATCCACATATGTTTTATATTTGATTGGGTTCATCATGTTTCTGCAACCCATTCATATGTTCACAAGCtttattcaatatttgCTACTTTCCCCGGCCTATGTGAATATCTTGAACATTTATGCATTCTGTAATATGCATGATATATCGTGGGGTACAAAAGGCCAAGATAAAGTGAATGATTTAGGTGTTGCAAAGAAAGGTAGTTCTGACAAAGATGAGCTTGAGATTGTCATTCCTACCACCAAATATCAGATTGACGAAGGCTATTCGTCCATGGTAAAGGAATTAATGGTACCGAGAGATTCCGGGAATAATAATACAGAAATAAACCTTGATGAGAAGACTGTATTTTACTTTGCATTTTTCAGATCAATGGCTGTGCTAGTTTGGATGTTTAGTAACTTTATTTTGGTAGCAGTTGTCACTGAAACAGGAGGATTGTCACAGCTTTTCCCCAACTCGGATTCAGAGAGCGATTCTATCTTGCcagaaaaacaaagcttTATCTTTCTAAGCGTTATCCTGTACATTGTGGCGTTCATGGCTTTGTTTAGGTTCTTAGGAAGTTCCATTTATCTAATTCAAAGAGGTTTGAATAAGATTGGTTACCGGACTTAACAATAAACAGTCTGGAACTCTTTATACATGTTCTATATAAACTCATTATACCTTATTTACAATTAACTATACTAAAACCCATAGAAGGATCTACCTGAGTTCTTTATTCCACTTCTTTTCTCTGCAAGTGCTATAATTCTTTCCATCTTAAAGTTGGTGAAACCATCGTTAATATAGTAGTACTTTGTGCTCTTTAATTTTTCGTCatatgaaaataaattcacAAACCCAAATCTTCCCCTATAGTCATTTTTACCTTTTGGAACATGTAAACTATCAACTCTTACTAACTCATTATAGGTTCTAAACCCATTCCAGTTTAGTTTTTCAAGCACTATCTTTTCATCTGCAACTAAGTTTTCGTAGACTTGCGGCTTTGTCGTGTCATATATCCTCCATACCCTTGCAACAACTGGATCAAACAAGTATGTAACTGCAGGAAATGGTAGCAAGGAGAAAATGGCCACCAACTGTGAGATTTCTGTATAAACTAGACCAGTTCTATCCATCAAATATGCAAAGACACACCCCACTGCTCCAAAGGCAAGAGATAATCTTTTTGAGCCAATAACAAAATTAATTAAAGGATTTTGATAGATCGGGGTATTTCCAAGTCTGTACTTTTTGTCCAATCTTTGACTATAGAATGAGTTACCGTGAGTTCTGTATCTGATTTGATATTCTTCGCCGTTGTTGGGAACAAAGTATTTCTCTTGGTCCTCACCCATTTTGATCTTTTCAAGGACATTTCTGGATATGTGGAACTGGCGAAATAGCAATGGTGTCCTTTTCGATGTACCGTACATCATGGAATTCATTATTCCCGCATTAAACAACATAACAATTATCTCCGGTATATACTAACGGGTTTAATGTGTCTTTGAGGTACCCAGAAGATGTGACTGATCACAATATGATTAATCTTCACTACGAAACATACTCAGCCTTTCTAAAAATACTGAGAGTTCTCGATTTTCATTCTTCAGAGCTTTGTGTTGAagattcaaagattttttttttttttctctgtatTCAGTTTTTTCTGACCCAtgtccttcttctcttttctttgaataacttTCACCTCTAGTACATTTCAAACTTGCTCACTTCTGTCACACCCTATTTTTCTGGATTTTTGTGGTTTAGATCAATTAGATACATTTAGAAATAGTCATGGATTCCGCAGATTCCTCAAGGTATGTTCCGGACTACAGAAAGGCAAATTTtaagaacaaaaacagaTTCCAAGCCGATGAAGTcagaaggagaagagagACTCAACAAGTTGAATTGAGAAAGCAAAAGAGGGAGGAGATGCTTtctaaaagaagaaacttTACGGGTAATGAACACATCTCCGGCTTACCAgaatctgatgatgaagatgcagCTTCAACAGACGAATATAACAATGATCAGATGTTTTACACAcaacttcaacaagaaTTGCCATTAATGATCCAAAAAATCAACTCTGGTAACTTAGAAGACCAGCTTGAAGCATCCATTAAGTTCAGAcaaattttatcaaaggaaaacaatCCACCTATTGACTTGGTGATTGAGTCAGGTGTTGTTCCTAAATTTATTGAGTTTATGCAAACAGGACCTGAGGTTTTACAATTGGAAGCTGCGTGGGCATTAACTAACATTGCTTCTGGCTCCTCGGAGCAAACcaaagttgttgttgattctgGCGCAGTTCCacattttgttcaattgtTGTATTCACCATCCCCAGAAGTCAAAGAACAAGCAATTTGGGCTTTAGGAAATGTTGCAGGTGACTCCTCAGCATTCAGGGATTACGTTTTGAGTTGCAATGCGATGGACCCGgttttgtctttgttcCAATCATCCAAGATGTCTCTAATCAGAACCGCTACTTGgacattatcaaatttatgCAGAGGTAAGAATCCTCAGCCTGATTGGCAAATTGTTAGAAGTGCCTTACCTACTTTGGCTAAGCTGATCTATAGTGTCGATGTTGAAACCTTAATTGATGCATGTTGGGCAGTTTCTTATTTATCCGACGGTACACAAG
Encoded proteins:
- a CDS encoding uncharacterized protein (PKUD0D00260; similar to Saccharomyces cerevisiae YNL189W (SRP1); ancestral locus Anc_2.63), which encodes MDSADSSRYVPDYRKANFKNKNRFQADEVRRRRETQQVELRKQKREEMLSKRRNFTGNEHISGLPESDDEDAASTDEYNNDQMFYTQLQQELPLMIQKINSGNLEDQLEASIKFRQILSKENNPPIDLVIESGVVPKFIEFMQTGPEVLQLEAAWALTNIASGSSEQTKVVVDSGAVPHFVQLLYSPSPEVKEQAIWALGNVAGDSSAFRDYVLSCNAMDPVLSLFQSSKMSLIRTATWTLSNLCRGKNPQPDWQIVRSALPTLAKLIYSVDVETLIDACWAVSYLSDGTQEAIQAVCDARIPKRLVELLGHESTLVQTPALRAVGNIVTGTDLQTQIVINAGVLPALGPLLRSSKESIKKEACWTISNITAGNADQIQAVIDANLIPQIIRLLTTGDYKTKKEACWAISNASSGGLSRPDQIKYLVSQGCIKPLCDLLAIADNKIIEVTLDAIENILKVGEIEKEARNSNINENAVFIEEAGGAEKIFECQNNVNDKIYNKAFHILDTYFGEEEDEGDMANYDTMQPQVSENGQQFGFGVDPKLQDGGFNFN
- a CDS encoding uncharacterized protein (PKUD0D00250); protein product: MLFNAGIMNSMMYGTSKRTPLLFRQFHISRNVLEKIKMGEDQEKYFVPNNGEEYQIRYRTHGNSFYSQRLDKKYRLGNTPIYQNPLINFVIGSKRLSLAFGAVGCVFAYLMDRTGLVYTEISQLVAIFSLLPFPAVTYLFDPVVARVWRIYDTTKPQVYENLVADEKIVLEKLNWNGFRTYNELVRVDSLHVPKGKNDYRGRFGFVNLFSYDEKLKSTKYYYINDGFTNFKMERIIALAEKRSGIKNSGRSFYGF